A stretch of the Phycisphaerales bacterium genome encodes the following:
- a CDS encoding acetyltransferase, translated as MKQRRFLLLGGGGHASVVADAMRASGHVVVGFVDDGPATPTASERIGAPFLGGTTQLLDLIETLDQPVEVFPAVGSNSDRMQLIQILERNRQLEAPAVAHPSAYIAHTSRLEPFVFVGPGAIINAGACIGRGAMINSGAIVEHDSVVGELAHIAPGAILCGAAKVGERALIGAGAVVLPGVTIGDQATLGAGAVANKDVDAGQVSVGVPAR; from the coding sequence ATGAAGCAAAGACGTTTCTTATTATTGGGCGGAGGAGGTCATGCGTCAGTCGTCGCTGACGCGATGCGCGCCAGTGGCCATGTTGTTGTGGGGTTTGTCGATGATGGCCCAGCAACACCGACTGCCTCAGAACGTATTGGCGCACCCTTTTTAGGGGGCACCACTCAGTTATTGGATTTGATTGAAACACTTGACCAACCTGTAGAGGTCTTCCCTGCTGTCGGTAGCAACTCCGATCGAATGCAACTCATACAAATACTGGAAAGAAATAGACAACTTGAGGCACCGGCAGTAGCCCATCCATCTGCTTACATCGCTCATACTTCTCGACTGGAACCGTTTGTCTTCGTCGGGCCAGGCGCCATCATCAACGCAGGCGCTTGCATTGGTCGCGGAGCAATGATTAACTCTGGTGCCATTGTGGAGCATGACAGTGTGGTTGGTGAGTTGGCCCATATTGCACCAGGCGCCATTTTGTGTGGCGCTGCCAAAGTGGGCGAGCGTGCTTTGATCGGGGCAGGTGCTGTGGTACTGCCCGGGGTCACAATTGGTGACCAGGCCACGCTTGGGGCAGGTGCTGTGGCCAATAAGGACGTTGATGCAGGGCAGGTTTCCGTGGGTGTGCCGGCACGCTAA
- a CDS encoding FKBP-type peptidyl-prolyl cis-trans isomerase, whose protein sequence is MTDRPMMLRLFFLPILCFMLMPGCDQRPIRIVESGVEIITEQRGQGAPANAGDVVTIAYEVRLPDGQPILNNDRFSFQLGRGAVIEGIDHTVVGMRVGGHRIVLCPPNKHWGQSGYGEDAIPPDTILTLDVRLTALD, encoded by the coding sequence ATGACCGATAGACCCATGATGCTTCGATTATTTTTTCTACCCATCTTATGTTTCATGCTCATGCCAGGCTGTGACCAACGCCCTATTCGTATCGTCGAGTCAGGCGTCGAGATTATCACGGAGCAACGTGGGCAAGGAGCCCCTGCCAATGCTGGTGACGTTGTCACGATTGCTTATGAAGTTCGTTTACCCGATGGGCAGCCGATCCTAAACAACGATCGTTTTTCATTTCAACTTGGACGCGGCGCTGTCATCGAAGGAATCGATCACACTGTGGTAGGAATGCGTGTTGGAGGGCATCGTATAGTTCTATGTCCACCTAATAAGCACTGGGGACAGTCTGGTTATGGTGAAGACGCCATACCACCAGATACAATCCTGACGCTAGACGTTCGGCTTACTGCATTAGATTAG
- a CDS encoding DUF481 domain-containing protein produces the protein MLTSGDTLHGTIVKETDDTVELEHPLLGTITLPRDQIASIEHTPKEAKDSDAQPDSSDEKAANTTDDSTPANTQTAPPAAVSEIATAGTPAGLAAAQSNLTDDEAGDAQAIWKSQLQLGYGLTQAGNDTANFNIGINTTMTKGIQTLTASANYQYQSVNDEVKQNRLETKIQSKWQATDSPWITSVQGFYDHAEFQEWDDRVIANADVGYEFIHENRTAKDGSELNFLNAVFRLGGGFRREFGNADSDEFVPEGLLGLRAAWKPTDNQTFSVELTYFPDILEIEQYRFIASGNYEIGLKDFENLSLIVGIHYEYDSHIDASGVPTYLRINVGLGLDF, from the coding sequence GTGTTGACCTCTGGCGATACACTCCATGGGACAATTGTCAAAGAAACCGATGACACCGTAGAACTAGAACATCCACTTTTAGGAACTATTACGCTGCCGCGTGACCAGATTGCTTCAATCGAACATACGCCAAAAGAAGCAAAAGATTCAGATGCACAACCTGATTCCTCAGATGAAAAAGCTGCCAATACCACCGATGATAGTACACCTGCGAACACTCAAACGGCGCCACCGGCTGCCGTATCAGAAATCGCTACAGCTGGAACACCTGCTGGACTTGCTGCCGCTCAATCAAATCTGACCGATGACGAAGCTGGCGACGCCCAGGCGATCTGGAAGTCACAGCTCCAGCTTGGCTACGGACTGACTCAAGCCGGAAATGACACGGCGAATTTCAATATTGGTATCAACACCACTATGACAAAAGGTATTCAGACGCTGACTGCTTCGGCGAATTATCAATACCAGTCAGTTAATGATGAGGTTAAGCAAAATAGATTAGAGACGAAAATCCAGTCAAAGTGGCAAGCAACTGACTCTCCATGGATTACAAGTGTGCAAGGTTTTTATGATCATGCAGAGTTCCAGGAGTGGGATGATCGTGTGATTGCAAATGCTGATGTCGGGTACGAGTTTATTCACGAAAATCGGACCGCCAAAGATGGAAGCGAACTGAACTTTCTGAACGCTGTATTCAGACTTGGTGGCGGCTTCAGACGCGAGTTTGGAAATGCTGATTCTGACGAGTTCGTGCCGGAAGGCCTTTTAGGACTTCGAGCAGCTTGGAAGCCAACCGACAATCAAACCTTCAGTGTCGAGCTGACTTACTTCCCAGACATTCTAGAAATCGAACAGTACCGCTTTATTGCATCTGGCAACTATGAAATTGGCCTGAAGGACTTCGAGAACCTGAGCCTCATCGTTGGCATTCACTACGAATATGACTCTCATATCGATGCATCTGGTGTCCCAACATATCTGCGTATCAACGTCGGGCTAGGTCTTGATTTCTAA
- a CDS encoding AarF/UbiB family protein translates to MSFIGTMRNFGRYREILSVLVRYGFAEIFDDTKITLIFDKIMHHKAEDSVKRLDRPERMRRAFEELGPTFVKLGQVLSTRSDLLPTEYCEALKKLQDNVKQVPFEEIEKELREEFGDRLETEFKEIDPVAIAAASVGQVHRAILADGSKIVLKILRPNIEKTIDADIEILKSLAHVIEEHNPDLGFSPVLVVENFGRSLRRELDLYNEAKNTDRFRSMFQDNDRVNFAKVYWNVTTRRILGLEEITGLELSHWRSANLTSDQRKKIVENVADAVFKQCLDVGFFHADPHPGNIMVLPDEKICFLDCGMTGHLDSHTARDLADLLYGVAKSDIDRVTQAFMSLGNVDISSVDERAMRQDIQEFVDAYTNVGLQQISLGGMLRQFLDGMRRHHLSTPPDIVMLIKALSTLEGMAEELDPTFDLVATSQPFVTALVKRRYSIAGIKQRITEDVHKWTKLIETFPTEVSKILAKIRSNNMSISLQHEGLEHLTRSIEHASRNILMALIIAGLLVGSSILVHTQRAAESVTGVFILGICGFFIAGFCAVMLLFNNIRAVLRHSKDKGKHQ, encoded by the coding sequence ATGAGCTTCATTGGGACAATGCGGAACTTTGGTAGGTATCGAGAGATTCTGAGCGTACTTGTGCGCTATGGATTTGCTGAGATCTTTGATGACACCAAGATTACGCTCATCTTTGACAAGATTATGCACCACAAGGCCGAGGACTCGGTTAAGCGACTCGATCGCCCTGAACGGATGCGAAGGGCTTTTGAGGAGTTAGGTCCGACCTTCGTCAAACTGGGGCAGGTGCTGAGTACCAGGTCAGATCTGCTACCTACTGAGTATTGTGAAGCACTTAAGAAACTTCAGGACAATGTGAAGCAGGTTCCTTTTGAAGAGATAGAAAAGGAGCTGCGTGAGGAGTTTGGTGATCGTCTTGAGACAGAGTTCAAGGAGATTGACCCGGTTGCGATCGCCGCTGCATCTGTTGGTCAAGTTCATCGAGCGATATTGGCTGATGGCAGCAAGATTGTTCTGAAGATCCTCCGTCCAAATATTGAAAAGACAATCGACGCAGATATTGAGATTCTTAAATCGCTCGCCCACGTGATCGAGGAACACAATCCAGATCTCGGCTTTAGCCCTGTGTTAGTAGTAGAAAATTTTGGGCGTTCTTTACGAAGAGAGTTGGACTTATACAACGAAGCAAAAAACACTGATCGCTTCCGCTCGATGTTTCAAGACAATGATCGCGTGAACTTTGCCAAGGTGTATTGGAACGTCACCACAAGGCGCATACTTGGCCTCGAAGAAATCACAGGTCTGGAATTATCGCATTGGAGATCAGCAAATCTCACGTCGGATCAACGCAAGAAGATTGTAGAAAACGTCGCCGACGCTGTTTTTAAGCAGTGCCTCGATGTCGGTTTCTTTCATGCGGATCCACACCCGGGCAACATTATGGTGCTGCCGGACGAGAAGATTTGTTTTCTTGATTGCGGCATGACTGGACATCTTGATTCACACACAGCTAGAGATTTAGCAGATCTCTTATATGGTGTCGCGAAGTCTGATATTGATCGTGTGACACAAGCATTTATGTCACTTGGCAACGTCGATATTTCTAGTGTCGATGAACGAGCAATGCGACAAGACATTCAGGAGTTTGTTGACGCCTATACAAATGTTGGACTACAACAAATTAGTCTTGGCGGCATGCTCCGCCAATTCTTAGACGGCATGAGGCGGCATCATTTATCAACACCGCCAGATATTGTCATGTTGATCAAGGCTCTTTCAACCCTTGAAGGGATGGCAGAAGAGCTTGATCCCACCTTTGATCTCGTTGCAACCTCACAGCCTTTTGTGACAGCCTTAGTGAAACGTCGTTATAGCATTGCTGGAATTAAGCAGCGGATTACCGAGGACGTTCATAAATGGACAAAGCTCATTGAGACATTCCCCACCGAAGTCTCCAAGATATTGGCCAAGATACGCAGCAACAATATGAGCATATCGCTTCAGCATGAGGGGTTAGAACATCTGACGCGCTCTATTGAGCACGCCAGTCGTAATATCCTGATGGCGCTGATTATTGCGGGACTATTAGTTGGGTCTTCGATTCTTGTCCATACGCAGCGAGCAGCTGAGAGCGTGACTGGCGTATTCATTTTGGGTATCTGTGGTTTCTTTATTGCAGGGTTCTGCGCCGTCATGTTGTTATTCAACAATATCCGAGCGGTACTTCGGCATTCCAAGGACAAAGGGAAGCATCAATAG
- a CDS encoding enoyl-CoA hydratase/isomerase family protein gives MAETPTILNINKNVATITLNDPAHRNALSRSMFDGLEDAISKIEATPSVSVLLLNGAGTIFCSGFDLGAAVKQPPVMVEFLNRLGSVLTRVRSLPAICVVAVQGAAIAGGCALACSADLVITHPEARFGYPVLRLGISPAVSLPMLQNKVGAGMARSMMIGGKSINGTIALQAGLASHLAADSDGVANEAAKRVSELAAKPPHALAITKQWLNELDGSADDKPLRSIVEHTAPLAEDPEAIEMMRIVWNR, from the coding sequence ATGGCCGAAACACCAACCATTCTCAATATCAACAAGAATGTTGCCACGATCACATTGAATGATCCGGCACATCGAAATGCGCTTTCTCGTTCTATGTTTGATGGGCTTGAAGATGCCATAAGCAAGATTGAAGCAACGCCTTCTGTTTCGGTACTCCTACTCAATGGCGCAGGGACTATATTTTGTAGTGGCTTTGACCTTGGTGCGGCGGTTAAACAACCACCAGTCATGGTTGAATTTTTAAATCGGCTTGGTTCTGTTCTAACGCGTGTGCGATCCTTGCCGGCCATATGTGTTGTTGCTGTACAAGGGGCTGCCATTGCCGGAGGCTGTGCCCTGGCCTGCAGTGCTGATCTTGTTATCACTCACCCCGAAGCTCGCTTTGGCTATCCAGTTTTGCGGCTTGGAATATCACCTGCGGTAAGCCTACCGATGTTGCAAAATAAAGTAGGCGCTGGCATGGCTCGTAGCATGATGATTGGTGGGAAGAGCATCAATGGCACCATCGCACTGCAAGCTGGTCTCGCTTCACATCTGGCTGCTGATTCTGATGGTGTTGCAAACGAAGCAGCTAAACGCGTCAGTGAGCTAGCGGCAAAGCCACCCCATGCACTTGCCATTACAAAACAGTGGCTCAATGAGCTTGATGGTTCTGCTGATGACAAACCGCTCCGCTCAATTGTTGAACATACCGCTCCACTCGCAGAAGATCCTGAAGCAATCGAGATGATGCGGATCGTCTGGAATCGCTAA
- a CDS encoding NAD(P)/FAD-dependent oxidoreductase produces the protein MASKTIVIVGGGFGGAYTAQSLEKTMRGQDVEIVLIDHHNYFIFYPLLVEAGTGSVEPRHAVIPIRDFISDTRFIMASVNKVDVGSKTVSYELVGDTKTQTIQYDELVIALGSVTMIPPEKFVTGVRENAMQLKSLSDAVALRDRAIQLLELANAIEDPTERKRLLTTVVIGGSFTGVEALGELEVFMRKAARLYGAVEPSDCRFVLVEMAPQLLSVMGDKLSKFTEEALLKRDIDVRLSTSVKHIADDHIVLDSGERLESCTTIWCAGIAPHPMNKELGLPLNERGYIECEADMRVKGFDNVWALGDTAFNPDPDGKPYPPLAQHAMRMGKHLGKNIAAKSRGKATKPFVFNILGSLVAMGRHQGVAKILGMKVEGFGAWVMWRMIYLMKMPRFGRRVRVALDWFIDSFTRHDVSQLWANRTLHFHNDESKDGQEGS, from the coding sequence ATGGCTTCGAAGACAATTGTCATAGTGGGTGGTGGGTTTGGTGGTGCCTATACAGCACAGAGTCTCGAAAAGACGATGCGCGGCCAAGATGTTGAGATTGTTCTCATCGACCACCATAACTATTTCATTTTCTATCCTCTTTTAGTAGAGGCGGGTACGGGAAGTGTTGAGCCCCGTCATGCCGTGATCCCGATTCGAGATTTTATCTCTGACACAAGATTCATTATGGCATCAGTCAATAAAGTTGATGTTGGCAGTAAGACTGTCAGTTATGAACTTGTTGGTGACACAAAAACACAGACTATTCAATACGACGAACTGGTTATTGCGCTCGGCAGTGTCACCATGATTCCGCCTGAGAAGTTTGTGACAGGCGTTCGAGAGAATGCCATGCAGCTTAAGAGTTTGAGTGATGCGGTTGCGCTTCGTGATCGTGCCATACAGCTACTAGAGCTAGCCAATGCCATAGAGGATCCGACAGAACGCAAACGTCTGTTAACAACAGTTGTTATTGGCGGAAGTTTTACGGGCGTCGAGGCGCTCGGTGAACTTGAAGTATTTATGCGCAAGGCCGCCCGACTCTATGGAGCAGTTGAGCCATCTGATTGCCGCTTTGTACTTGTTGAGATGGCGCCGCAACTCTTGAGTGTTATGGGTGACAAGCTTTCTAAGTTCACTGAAGAAGCGCTGCTCAAAAGAGATATTGATGTTCGATTAAGCACATCTGTTAAACACATTGCTGATGACCATATCGTTCTGGACTCAGGCGAAAGACTGGAATCCTGCACAACCATCTGGTGTGCTGGTATTGCACCGCATCCGATGAACAAGGAACTTGGGCTTCCTCTGAATGAGCGAGGGTATATTGAGTGTGAAGCGGATATGCGGGTCAAGGGCTTTGATAATGTTTGGGCGCTGGGTGACACCGCGTTTAACCCAGATCCAGACGGGAAGCCTTACCCACCATTAGCACAGCACGCGATGCGAATGGGCAAACACTTAGGGAAAAACATTGCAGCTAAATCAAGAGGGAAGGCAACCAAGCCATTTGTCTTCAATATCCTTGGTTCATTGGTTGCTATGGGAAGACACCAGGGTGTTGCCAAGATCCTAGGCATGAAAGTAGAAGGATTTGGTGCCTGGGTGATGTGGCGGATGATTTACTTAATGAAGATGCCACGTTTTGGTCGGCGAGTCCGCGTAGCGCTAGATTGGTTTATCGATTCGTTTACACGGCATGATGTTTCGCAGTTATGGGCGAATCGAACCTTGCACTTCCACAACGACGAATCCAAAGATGGCCAAGAGGGTTCATAG
- a CDS encoding DUF5658 family protein, translating into MSDAKKESGSDDKPKGKGGLRSQVLYPNTYVWLVFVSAMDIIMTRIVLAFGGSEVNPIALLAIEGGGLWGLIVFKFVIIALVIILCEIIGRHKYRTGKRLSIFGVVVSAMPGAWAFVLLLTHDPLPVDQPNPEARTRVIESVVGGHSLMRDAADPGMG; encoded by the coding sequence ATGAGTGATGCAAAGAAAGAATCTGGTTCGGACGATAAGCCAAAGGGTAAAGGGGGCCTTCGATCTCAGGTTCTTTATCCAAACACTTATGTTTGGCTGGTCTTTGTTTCAGCAATGGACATCATTATGACGCGAATCGTCCTTGCCTTCGGAGGCAGTGAGGTCAACCCTATCGCTCTTCTTGCTATCGAGGGTGGTGGCCTCTGGGGGCTTATTGTCTTTAAATTTGTAATCATTGCGCTCGTCATCATCTTGTGTGAGATTATTGGTCGTCACAAATATCGAACTGGCAAGCGTTTGAGTATTTTTGGTGTTGTGGTCTCCGCGATGCCGGGTGCCTGGGCCTTTGTATTACTACTGACTCATGATCCATTACCAGTGGATCAACCCAATCCAGAAGCAAGAACACGAGTTATTGAGTCAGTCGTGGGCGGTCACTCGTTGATGAGGGACGCAGCCGATCCCGGGATGGGGTAA